A window of the Nibribacter ruber genome harbors these coding sequences:
- a CDS encoding sensor histidine kinase has product MTFKNFEGRLLLRVALLLVTLSLPVPVVLKGWSELLVFLVPLIAYQVHELVHFLKQAQEELKLFLEAVHYRDFSRYFSEKQAPVQLQQLRKGYNEINSTFMTINREKETQHQYLQKVLELVETGILSYDLDTGEVLMMNESFKKQLHIPYLKTIHSLAKRDQNFYEAVYGLQPGQTKIAVAKTVSLEKGDVKMLLSATSFQNEGARYKLVAFQNVHEALDENEAEAWQKLLNVMTHEIMNSIAPISSLANTLKNRLQDTKTNGATAHDLEDLEEGITTIKHRSLGLLKFAETYRNLSKITTLHLEKVLLKDLFSNLQRLLEPTLAQRGITFKVDLKDTSLTLQADPNLLDQVLINLVMNAMEAVKEKPQPTITLTGYANPEKKVIIKLTDNGNGMSEEVQEKIFIPFFTTKKTGSGIGLSLCKQIVLLHRGTIQVQSVEGMGTAFILRFG; this is encoded by the coding sequence ATGACATTTAAGAATTTTGAAGGGCGGTTACTTTTGCGCGTGGCGTTATTGCTGGTTACGCTCAGCCTTCCCGTGCCAGTGGTTTTGAAAGGCTGGTCGGAGTTGCTGGTGTTTTTGGTACCATTAATTGCCTACCAGGTACATGAACTGGTACACTTTCTAAAGCAGGCCCAGGAAGAGCTGAAGCTGTTTCTAGAAGCCGTCCATTACCGTGACTTCTCCAGGTATTTCAGTGAGAAGCAGGCGCCCGTGCAGTTACAGCAACTGCGCAAAGGCTACAATGAAATCAACTCTACTTTCATGACCATCAACCGCGAAAAAGAAACCCAGCACCAGTATCTGCAGAAGGTGTTGGAGTTGGTAGAGACAGGCATTCTGTCGTATGATTTGGACACCGGCGAGGTCTTGATGATGAACGAGTCCTTCAAGAAACAACTGCATATTCCTTACCTCAAAACCATTCATTCCCTGGCCAAGCGCGACCAGAACTTTTATGAAGCAGTTTATGGACTGCAACCTGGTCAGACCAAGATAGCTGTGGCCAAAACAGTAAGTCTGGAGAAAGGAGATGTGAAGATGCTCTTGTCTGCCACGTCTTTTCAGAACGAAGGTGCACGGTATAAACTGGTGGCGTTCCAGAACGTGCATGAGGCCTTGGATGAAAATGAGGCCGAAGCCTGGCAGAAACTGTTGAATGTGATGACGCATGAAATCATGAACTCTATCGCGCCTATCTCCTCTTTGGCAAACACCCTCAAAAACCGCTTGCAGGACACTAAAACCAATGGTGCCACCGCTCATGATTTAGAAGATCTGGAAGAAGGCATCACTACTATAAAGCACCGCAGTCTGGGTTTGTTGAAGTTCGCGGAGACGTACCGCAACCTGAGCAAAATCACCACCCTGCACTTAGAGAAGGTGTTGCTCAAGGACCTTTTCTCTAATCTGCAGCGGCTGCTGGAACCTACCTTGGCCCAGCGCGGCATTACCTTCAAAGTAGATTTAAAAGATACTTCCCTCACGCTTCAAGCCGATCCGAACCTGTTGGATCAGGTACTCATTAACCTGGTCATGAACGCCATGGAAGCTGTGAAAGAAAAGCCCCAGCCCACCATCACGCTCACCGGCTACGCCAACCCAGAAAAGAAAGTGATCATTAAGCTCACCGACAACGGCAATGGCATGTCTGAAGAAGTGCAGGAGAAGATTTTCATTCCGTTCTTCACCACCAAAAAGACGGGGAGCGGTATTGGCCTGAGCTTATGCAAACAGATTGTCTTACTGCACCGCGGCACCATTCAAGTACAATCTGTGGAAGGCATGGGCACCGCGTTTATCTTGCGGTTTGGGTAA
- a CDS encoding ABC transporter permease produces MFKNYFKVAYRGLIRHKGFSITNIAGLALGLTACLLIGLFVYDELQYDTFVPEGDRVYRVYNYANLEETNDQIAPVPPMFGTTLKESFPEVETSLRILMQPWDGQTLVENGNKRIYEKGGLDADPTFFEVFPHTFISGSPEKALDDPYSVVISDKFAEKVFGTTNAAGKRVIIDKETFLVKGVFESNPKFHLPINFIRSLKRFGFNSERMSSWGWQQFYTYIKLKKGASPDALLAKFRAVTIKQIDDESNKPHDYLPYFQPLQQVHLYSASFKFDQVLRGNITYVKALSIIAVFILLIACFNFVNLATAKSLQRAKEVGVRKTIGASRSQLMFQFLAETLLITLISVIIAAALTSLFLPALNDFTEKEMTFNVFTSPTLMLILLVLVIVVGVLAGLYPAIILSGFKPVNVLKGAVVSDGGPGKIPWLRHGLIVLQFSLSIFLIICALVVYQQVSYLHNKDLGFNKDQIMFFPMRGDNMYKNYETFKNELTQSPAVASASIGYGFPGDATAGDGIEVIKDGQREYHGVSQLMVDHDYIKTLGLKLVAGRGFSKDMPTDKDQAYMLNETAVKELGLGTPEKALGQKLEWKMWTDGKDTIKKGTVIGVVKDFHFKSLFDKMDPTVLQIFPGANWKVAVKLKGDNVTAGINHVKSVWNQFSPEYPIEYKFMDDNFAAMYKAEDKLKSLLWIFTGMAIFVGCLGLFGLAAYAAERRKKEIGIRKILGAESSSIVTLLAKDFLKLVLIAAVFAFPVAWYAMSVWLKDFAYRIDIPIWVFFVAGILACVVAFVTVSFQALKAATANPVKNLRMD; encoded by the coding sequence ATGTTCAAGAACTACTTTAAAGTAGCGTACAGAGGCCTTATCCGGCACAAGGGGTTTAGCATCACCAACATTGCCGGTCTGGCGCTGGGCTTAACCGCCTGCTTGCTCATTGGTCTGTTTGTGTATGATGAGCTGCAGTACGATACCTTCGTGCCCGAAGGTGACCGCGTGTACCGCGTTTACAATTATGCCAACCTGGAAGAGACTAATGACCAGATTGCCCCCGTGCCGCCCATGTTTGGTACTACGCTCAAAGAAAGCTTTCCGGAGGTAGAAACCAGCTTGCGTATTCTCATGCAACCCTGGGATGGCCAGACGCTGGTAGAGAATGGCAACAAACGGATTTATGAAAAAGGAGGCTTGGACGCAGACCCTACGTTCTTTGAAGTCTTTCCGCATACGTTTATCAGCGGTTCCCCAGAGAAAGCCCTAGATGACCCGTATTCGGTAGTCATTTCAGATAAGTTTGCTGAGAAAGTGTTTGGCACTACCAATGCGGCTGGCAAGCGGGTGATAATTGACAAGGAGACGTTCTTGGTGAAAGGCGTTTTTGAAAGCAATCCCAAGTTTCATTTACCCATCAACTTCATCAGGTCGCTTAAAAGATTTGGCTTCAACTCAGAGCGTATGAGCAGCTGGGGCTGGCAACAATTCTATACTTACATCAAGCTGAAAAAAGGAGCCAGCCCAGATGCCTTGCTAGCTAAGTTTAGGGCAGTGACCATAAAGCAGATAGACGACGAGTCCAACAAGCCACATGACTATTTGCCCTATTTCCAGCCCTTGCAGCAGGTCCATTTGTATTCGGCATCCTTCAAGTTTGACCAAGTCCTACGGGGCAACATCACCTATGTGAAGGCCTTGAGCATCATTGCCGTCTTCATCTTGCTCATTGCCTGCTTTAACTTCGTGAACCTGGCCACGGCCAAGTCTCTGCAACGAGCCAAAGAAGTGGGCGTGCGCAAAACCATTGGCGCCAGCCGCTCTCAGTTGATGTTCCAGTTCCTGGCCGAGACGCTTTTGATTACCCTTATCAGTGTGATAATAGCTGCCGCTCTTACCTCCTTGTTTCTGCCAGCGCTCAATGACTTCACAGAAAAAGAAATGACCTTCAATGTATTCACCAGCCCTACGTTGATGCTGATTCTTCTAGTGTTAGTGATAGTAGTAGGCGTGTTGGCGGGTCTGTATCCGGCCATTATATTGTCGGGATTTAAGCCGGTCAATGTCTTGAAGGGCGCAGTGGTGAGCGATGGCGGGCCCGGAAAGATTCCGTGGTTGCGCCATGGGTTGATTGTCTTGCAGTTCTCACTTTCCATTTTCTTAATTATTTGTGCACTGGTGGTATACCAACAGGTGAGCTACTTGCACAACAAGGACTTAGGTTTTAACAAAGACCAAATCATGTTCTTCCCGATGCGCGGTGACAACATGTATAAGAATTATGAAACCTTTAAAAACGAACTGACCCAATCACCGGCCGTAGCGAGCGCCTCCATTGGTTATGGCTTCCCTGGTGATGCCACTGCCGGCGACGGTATTGAAGTCATCAAAGACGGGCAGCGGGAGTACCACGGCGTTTCCCAATTGATGGTAGACCATGACTACATCAAAACGCTGGGACTGAAACTAGTGGCTGGTAGAGGCTTCTCTAAAGACATGCCCACTGATAAGGACCAGGCATATATGTTGAATGAAACCGCTGTGAAGGAGTTGGGATTAGGCACGCCTGAAAAGGCGCTAGGTCAGAAGTTGGAATGGAAAATGTGGACCGATGGAAAGGACACCATTAAAAAAGGCACCGTGATTGGCGTAGTGAAAGACTTCCACTTCAAAAGCCTATTTGACAAGATGGACCCAACCGTATTGCAGATTTTCCCGGGAGCCAACTGGAAGGTAGCCGTAAAGCTGAAAGGAGACAACGTGACGGCAGGCATTAACCACGTCAAGTCTGTTTGGAACCAGTTCTCTCCAGAATATCCTATTGAGTACAAATTCATGGATGACAATTTTGCCGCCATGTACAAAGCCGAGGACAAGCTCAAGTCTCTGCTCTGGATTTTCACGGGCATGGCCATTTTTGTGGGTTGTCTGGGATTGTTCGGGTTGGCGGCGTACGCGGCCGAGCGGCGCAAGAAAGAGATTGGCATTAGAAAGATTCTGGGCGCCGAGTCCTCTTCTATTGTCACCCTGTTGGCCAAAGACTTTTTGAAGCTGGTGTTGATTGCCGCGGTGTTCGCGTTCCCGGTGGCCTGGTACGCCATGAGCGTCTGGTTGAAGGACTTCGCCTACCGCATTGACATTCCTATCTGGGTATTCTTCGTGGCTGGTATTCTGGCCTGTGTGGTGGCCTTTGTGACGGTTAGCTTCCAAGCCCTTAAGGCGGCCACGGCCAATCCGGTCAAGAACCTGCGCATGGATTGA
- a CDS encoding sigma-54-dependent transcriptional regulator produces MQLKKASVLVVDDDPDVLTAVKLLLRPMVKEIITEKNPENLTALLRQHTFDAILLDMNFVSSINTGNEGLYWLKKIKHLGSEAAVIMITAYGEIDLAIRSLKEGAFDFVVKPWLNDKLLQTIQDSISNKSGSASSITIKGPEVISSELLGESEAMQDIFYKIKKVAPTDANILILGENGTGKELIAKAIHQHSLRADKPFVKVDVGALTESLFESELFGHKKGAFTDAQDDRAGRFEAAHTGTIFLDEIGNISLQQQSKLLSVLQNRQIIRLGTNDPINIDVRLLCATNVSLAQLASEARFRKDLIYRINTVEIVVPPLRKRGNDIVLLAKHFAEFYANKYFKTTPDLSKAALDKLKSYHFPGNVRELQYAIERAVIMADGPVLEAKDILFSPIESGLMEEKAATETNLEEIEKATIIRVLEKHNGVLTKAAKELGITRTSLYRRLGKYDI; encoded by the coding sequence ATGCAATTGAAGAAGGCTTCTGTTTTGGTGGTGGACGATGATCCAGATGTATTGACGGCGGTCAAGTTACTCCTGCGCCCCATGGTCAAGGAAATTATCACGGAGAAAAACCCCGAGAACCTGACGGCCCTGTTGAGACAGCACACCTTTGACGCCATCTTGCTAGACATGAATTTTGTCTCTTCCATCAATACGGGCAATGAGGGGCTGTACTGGCTAAAGAAGATAAAGCACTTAGGCAGTGAGGCGGCCGTCATTATGATTACCGCCTACGGCGAGATTGACCTGGCCATTCGGTCGCTTAAAGAAGGCGCCTTTGATTTTGTGGTCAAGCCTTGGCTCAATGACAAGCTGTTACAGACCATTCAGGATAGCATCAGCAACAAATCAGGTTCGGCTTCTTCTATTACTATAAAAGGCCCAGAGGTCATCAGTTCTGAACTGTTGGGTGAATCTGAAGCCATGCAGGACATCTTCTATAAGATAAAGAAAGTAGCGCCTACCGATGCCAACATTCTCATCCTCGGTGAAAACGGAACCGGTAAAGAACTCATCGCGAAAGCCATCCACCAACATTCCCTGCGCGCCGATAAGCCGTTTGTGAAAGTAGACGTGGGAGCCTTGACCGAGTCCTTGTTTGAGAGTGAACTGTTCGGGCACAAGAAAGGAGCGTTTACCGATGCCCAGGATGATCGCGCGGGTCGATTTGAGGCCGCGCATACGGGTACCATCTTCTTGGATGAGATTGGCAACATCTCTTTGCAGCAACAGTCTAAATTACTGAGCGTGCTGCAGAACCGACAAATCATACGGCTAGGCACCAATGATCCGATTAACATTGACGTGCGCCTGCTCTGCGCCACCAACGTTTCTTTGGCGCAATTGGCCAGCGAAGCCCGTTTTAGGAAAGACTTAATCTACCGCATTAATACCGTGGAGATTGTGGTGCCGCCTTTGCGTAAGCGCGGCAATGACATTGTATTGCTGGCAAAGCACTTCGCCGAATTCTACGCCAATAAGTATTTCAAGACCACGCCTGATCTTTCCAAGGCGGCGCTGGACAAATTGAAAAGCTACCATTTTCCGGGGAACGTGCGGGAGTTGCAGTATGCCATTGAACGCGCCGTGATTATGGCCGACGGCCCCGTGCTGGAAGCCAAAGACATACTCTTCTCCCCTATTGAATCTGGCTTGATGGAAGAAAAAGCTGCCACCGAAACCAACTTGGAAGAAATAGAAAAAGCCACCATTATTCGGGTGCTGGAAAAGCACAACGGCGTGCTCACCAAAGCCGCCAAAGAACTGGGCATTACTAGAACTTCGCTCTACAGACGCTTAGGCAAGTATGACATTTAA
- a CDS encoding outer membrane beta-barrel protein, with amino-acid sequence MMLRFLCLLSFSLLTSSVASAQAQDSSHTIDHRFYVGVGFPNFQYRVLYDDIPKKPRFVSGEFIPIDVHLGYKINKRASAQLGLAYSGRTRESQTYGVPLNGNGQTVYHTYYDRTRGIGLPVTGRFVLLNANKKMPIYAVATFTSAYIFSHFRETTTENYITTTLYDEQYKGIDLFTTAGFGLSYRVQKRLNGNVEFLFFKRNLTSPNFDMYNDRWFVKMIKSLSVSFNYNFN; translated from the coding sequence ATGATGCTTCGCTTCCTTTGTTTGCTTTCCTTTTCTTTGCTTACCTCTTCTGTTGCTTCAGCGCAAGCGCAAGACTCATCCCATACCATTGACCATAGATTCTATGTGGGGGTTGGTTTCCCGAATTTTCAGTATCGGGTGTTATATGATGACATCCCAAAGAAGCCCAGATTTGTATCTGGAGAGTTTATTCCCATAGACGTACATCTTGGCTATAAAATTAACAAGAGAGCTAGTGCTCAACTAGGGCTTGCTTATAGTGGCAGAACCAGAGAAAGCCAAACCTATGGAGTCCCACTAAATGGAAACGGCCAAACTGTATACCATACTTATTATGACCGCACAAGAGGTATAGGCCTACCCGTAACAGGAAGATTTGTTTTGCTTAATGCGAACAAGAAAATGCCCATTTATGCAGTAGCTACTTTTACCTCAGCTTATATCTTCAGCCATTTTCGTGAGACTACTACAGAAAATTACATAACCACCACTCTTTACGATGAACAGTACAAAGGAATAGATTTATTTACCACTGCAGGTTTTGGACTAAGTTACAGGGTTCAAAAACGGTTGAATGGGAATGTTGAGTTTTTATTCTTTAAACGAAATCTTACAAGCCCTAATTTTGACATGTATAATGATAGATGGTTTGTAAAGATGATCAAATCGTTGTCTGTGAGCTTCAACTATAACTTCAATTAA
- a CDS encoding outer membrane beta-barrel protein, with protein sequence MKKRARILLGLLCFCLFFLGQAQAQGTSQAPIASAQSSPGKISGTLTDSLTQAPLEFVTVALLKKGTTQSMGGTITDAKGQYAFNGLPAGDYSLTFSFIGFQTKTVSTVSITAEKPDVRVGNVRLASSSKQLKEVKVEALRPTITQEADKIVVSIEGTALAAGRTAYDVLAKSPGVFVDQDGNIQLNGRGGVTVMMDGKLTYLSPSDLRTVLEGMSAENIKNIEIIANPTSKFDAEGTAGILNINLKKNEIQGLNGSVYGTYNTNFKQHGYSTGGNINFKTGKWNSFASIDQMQRIGNREGTFERVYDAEGGKIYFDQTANGKHKNQGPPTFRIGTDYSINDKHSVGALTSFNQNTVWVDFITDSYMGLDRQNPETFINANNFLTNRFRSSTNNVHYQGKLDTVGTTLSADFDFVKISNAGSSNFYNYYTDLTEASRPTVQDFLFADTDNGFDIYSGKIDFVKPLNKISKFELGAKASRVVSDNDSRFYFNNNGLVLDPNRTNHFIYDENIYAGYVTYSTKFGDRFQVQAGLRGEKNESTGESPTMNQVNKRSYFNLFPTLFVQQKVSENYQIGYNYSRRIQRPNYGNLNPFISYRDPYTYTTGNPQLRPQYTHAVGITQTFRKDYILTLNYQYVKDVMSELPYLDVENATTIYTTGNVDDLQNVSMTAITPIKIMKNWDTNNTLTLSYNEYTFLTNTDGQLNSDNNNQRVVNSQFLYMLQSSHNILLPMGIQLEVNAAGRGPGVSGLYKVGAMWWVHAGLKKSFLDKKLDLSVNVNDIFRSYRLRFDTTIGQNINNFDQYLYQRTLGVTLRYKFSKGQKVEQRKTNSLDELNRT encoded by the coding sequence ATGAAAAAAAGAGCCCGCATTTTGCTGGGCCTGCTATGCTTTTGCCTATTCTTTCTGGGGCAAGCACAGGCTCAAGGCACCTCCCAGGCGCCCATTGCATCCGCTCAAAGCAGTCCCGGGAAAATCTCCGGAACGCTCACCGATTCCCTCACCCAGGCTCCTCTGGAATTTGTCACGGTGGCCTTGCTCAAGAAGGGCACCACGCAATCTATGGGCGGGACTATAACTGATGCGAAAGGCCAGTATGCTTTCAACGGGTTGCCGGCAGGAGACTACTCTTTAACCTTTAGCTTCATAGGCTTTCAAACCAAAACGGTATCTACAGTAAGTATCACCGCAGAAAAACCTGACGTAAGAGTAGGCAACGTCCGGTTGGCTTCTTCTTCCAAACAATTGAAAGAGGTGAAGGTAGAGGCATTGCGTCCCACCATCACGCAGGAGGCCGACAAGATTGTGGTGAGCATTGAAGGTACGGCGCTGGCCGCGGGTAGAACCGCTTATGATGTATTGGCCAAATCGCCGGGGGTGTTTGTAGACCAGGACGGTAACATTCAGTTGAACGGCAGGGGCGGAGTGACTGTAATGATGGACGGTAAGCTGACGTACTTATCGCCTTCTGATTTACGGACGGTGCTAGAGGGCATGTCTGCTGAGAATATCAAAAACATTGAAATCATTGCCAACCCAACCTCTAAGTTTGACGCAGAGGGCACGGCCGGTATTCTCAACATCAACCTGAAGAAGAATGAGATACAGGGGCTGAACGGAAGCGTGTACGGCACCTACAATACCAATTTCAAACAGCATGGTTACTCTACGGGCGGTAACATCAACTTCAAAACCGGCAAGTGGAATTCCTTCGCCAGCATAGACCAGATGCAACGGATTGGTAACCGCGAAGGAACGTTTGAGCGCGTGTATGACGCCGAAGGTGGCAAAATCTACTTTGACCAGACCGCCAACGGCAAGCACAAGAACCAGGGTCCGCCCACCTTCAGAATTGGCACCGACTACAGCATCAATGACAAGCACAGCGTGGGTGCTTTGACCAGTTTTAACCAGAACACGGTGTGGGTGGATTTTATCACCGACTCGTACATGGGCTTAGACCGCCAAAACCCGGAGACGTTTATCAACGCCAATAACTTTTTGACCAACCGGTTCAGGAGCTCTACCAACAATGTGCATTATCAGGGAAAGTTAGACACGGTGGGCACCACGCTTTCGGCAGATTTTGACTTTGTGAAAATCTCTAACGCTGGTTCCTCCAACTTCTACAATTACTACACGGATTTAACCGAAGCAAGCCGTCCTACGGTCCAAGATTTCCTGTTTGCAGATACAGACAATGGGTTTGACATTTACTCCGGGAAGATTGATTTTGTCAAGCCTTTAAACAAAATAAGCAAGTTTGAGCTGGGCGCGAAAGCCAGCCGCGTAGTGTCTGACAATGACTCTAGGTTTTACTTCAACAACAACGGATTGGTCTTAGACCCTAACAGAACCAACCACTTTATCTATGATGAAAACATTTACGCAGGATATGTGACCTACAGCACCAAATTTGGCGATAGGTTTCAAGTGCAGGCAGGGTTAAGAGGCGAGAAGAACGAGTCTACCGGTGAGTCACCTACCATGAATCAGGTAAACAAGAGAAGCTACTTTAACCTATTCCCAACCTTGTTTGTGCAACAGAAAGTTAGTGAGAACTACCAGATTGGCTACAACTACAGCCGTCGCATCCAGCGCCCCAACTACGGCAACCTGAACCCGTTCATCAGCTACCGCGACCCCTACACCTATACCACCGGTAACCCACAATTGCGACCGCAGTACACCCATGCAGTAGGCATTACGCAGACCTTCCGAAAAGACTACATCTTGACGCTCAACTACCAGTACGTGAAGGACGTGATGTCTGAGCTGCCTTACCTGGATGTAGAGAACGCCACCACCATCTATACCACCGGCAACGTGGATGATTTGCAGAACGTGAGCATGACGGCCATCACGCCCATTAAAATCATGAAGAACTGGGATACTAACAATACGCTCACGCTGTCCTACAATGAGTACACCTTCCTCACCAACACAGACGGTCAGTTGAACTCTGATAACAACAACCAGCGTGTGGTCAACTCTCAGTTTCTGTACATGCTCCAGTCAAGCCACAACATTCTGCTACCCATGGGTATTCAACTGGAAGTGAACGCCGCGGGCCGTGGGCCAGGAGTTTCGGGCTTGTACAAAGTAGGCGCCATGTGGTGGGTACATGCCGGGCTTAAGAAGAGCTTCCTGGACAAGAAACTTGACTTGAGCGTAAACGTGAACGACATCTTCAGAAGCTACCGCCTGCGCTTTGACACGACCATTGGCCAGAACATCAACAACTTTGACCAGTACCTGTATCAGAGAACGTTGGGCGTGACGCTTCGCTACAAGTTCAGCAAAGGACAGAAGGTGGAGCAACGCAAAACCAACAGCCTAGACGAGCTGAACAGAACCTAG